The following DNA comes from bacterium.
ACCGACTATGCCAATTCTCGTTATGTCTTTAACCATTGCTATCTATTTACCTTAAAACCTAAACTTAGTTCTGCCAAGTAAATCATGAAGGTGAATAACTCCTTCAGGGATGCCTTTTCTATTAAGTATCAATAATGAAGTTATCGAGTATTTTTCTATCTTTTCAAGAGCTTCTACCGCAAGAGAATTCTTATCAATTGTTTTCGGATCTCTACTCATAAACGTGGTAACTTTTTTATTCAAAAAACCTTCAACTTTAACACTGCGCCTAACATCTCCGTCCGTAACAATACCTTTTAATTTCCTATCAGCATCTAAAACCAATGCAAACCCAAATCCTTTTGCGGAGATTTCTGCTATTGCTTCTCTCATCGTAATATTATGTTTAACAATTGGAATTTGTTTTCCTGTTTTCATAATATCCTTTACTTTAAGACTTAGTCTTCTTCCCAAACTACCGGCCGGATGCAGAAGGGCGTAATCCTCTCTTTTGAAATCTCTCTCTTCAAGAAGCGCTATAGCGAGTGCATCTCCCATTGCAAGCGTTGCTGTAGTACTCGCTGTTGGAGCAAGACCCAGCGGACAAGCTTCCTGCTTAACCCCTATGTCTAAAACCAGATCGCTGTGTCTCGCAAGAGTTGAATTCTTCCCACCCGTCATCGAAATTATTTTAGCTTTTCTCTTCTTAAAAAAAGACAAAAGATTATTTATTTCCTCTGTCTCCCCGCTATTTGATATTGCTATAACAATATCACTCTTTGTTATCATTCCTAAATCACCATGGGAACCTTCTGAAGGATGAAGAAAAAGCGATGGAGTACCTGTGCTGGCAAGTGTAGCAACTATCTTCTTACCTATAATTCCTGACTTGCCTATGCCTGTTACAACAACCCTTCCTTTACATGATAGTATAAGCTTTACAGCATCCTCAAAACTCTTATTCAATTTCGGAATTAAATTTCTTATTGCTTCTGCTTCTATTCTTAATACTTTTTTTGCAGTTTTCAGAATCACTAAATTATCCCTCTTTAACCTGTTTATCGATAGATATTGCTCTTTTTAATAGATCCGGCAATTCTTTAACTGATATCATATTTGCCCCATCACAAAGAGCTTCATCCGGACTAATATGAACCTCCAAAAA
Coding sequences within:
- a CDS encoding KpsF/GutQ family sugar-phosphate isomerase, which gives rise to MILKTAKKVLRIEAEAIRNLIPKLNKSFEDAVKLILSCKGRVVVTGIGKSGIIGKKIVATLASTGTPSLFLHPSEGSHGDLGMITKSDIVIAISNSGETEEINNLLSFFKKRKAKIISMTGGKNSTLARHSDLVLDIGVKQEACPLGLAPTASTTATLAMGDALAIALLEERDFKREDYALLHPAGSLGRRLSLKVKDIMKTGKQIPIVKHNITMREAIAEISAKGFGFALVLDADRKLKGIVTDGDVRRSVKVEGFLNKKVTTFMSRDPKTIDKNSLAVEALEKIEKYSITSLLILNRKGIPEGVIHLHDLLGRTKFRF